A DNA window from Brassica napus cultivar Da-Ae chromosome C1, Da-Ae, whole genome shotgun sequence contains the following coding sequences:
- the LOC106351108 gene encoding beta-galactosidase 1-like has product MKNVAMAAASALFLLGFLVSLVSASVSYDSRAITINGKRRILISGSIHYPRSAPEMWPDLIRKAKEGGLDVIQTYVFWNGHEPSPGKYYFEGNYDLVKFVKLVKQSGLYLHLRIGPYVCAEWNFGGFPVWLKYVPGISFRTDNGPFKAQMQRFTTKIVNMMKAERLFESQGGPIILSQIENEYGPMEYELGAPGRSYANWAAKMAVGLGTGVPWVMCKQDDAPDPIINACNGFYCDYFSPNKAYKPKMWTEAWTGWFTKFGGPIPYRPAEDMAFSVARFIQKGGSFINYYMFHGGTNFGRTAGGPFIATSYDYDAPLDEYGLERQPKWGHLKDLHRAINLCEPALVSGQLTRIPLGNYQEAHQYKSKSGACSAFLANYNQRSYAKVSFGKNHYNLPPWSISILPDCKNTVYNTARVGAQTSRMKMVRVPIHGGLSWQAYNEDPSSYVDESFTMVGLVEQINTTRDTSDYLWYMTDVKINSNEGFLRGGNLPTLTVLSAGHAMHVFINGHLTGSAYGSLDSPKLTFRRGVNLRAGFNKIAILSIAVGLPNVGPHFETWNAGVLGPVSLNGLNGGRRDLSWQKWTYKVGLRGESLSLHSLSGSSSVEWAEGAFVAQKQPLTWYKTTFSAPVGDSPLAVDMGSMGKGQIWINGQSVGRHWPAYKAVGTCRECSYIGTFNENKCLRNCGEASQRWYHVPRSWLKPTGNLLVVFEEWGGDPNGISLVRREVDTVCADIYEWQSTLVNYQLHASGKVNKPLHPKVHLQCGPGQKITTVKFASFGTPQGTCGSYRQGSCHAHHSYDAFNRLCVGQNWCSLTVAPAMFGGDPCPNVMKKLAVEAVCA; this is encoded by the exons ATGAAGAATGTGGCTATGGCAGCAGCTTCTGCTCTGTTTCTTCTAGGGTTTCTTGTCTCTTTAGTCTCTGCCTCTGTCTCTTACGATAGCAGAGCCATTACCATCAATGGCAAAAGAAGAATCCTCATCTCTGGATCTATTCATTACCCCAGAAGCGCTCCTGAG ATGTGGCCAGATCTAATAAGGAAAGCAAAAGAAGGAGGTTTAGATGTGATTCAGACTTATGTTTTCTGGAATGGGCATGAGCCTTCTCCTggaaaa TATTATTTTGAAGGCAACTATGATTTGGTTAAGTTTGTCAAGTTGGTCAAACAGTCTGGACTCTATCTTCATCTAAGGATTGGTCCTTATGTCTGTGCAGAATGGAACTTTGG TGGATTTCCTGTTTGGCTTAAGTATGTTCCAGGGATTAGCTTCAGAACAGATAATGGTCCTTTCAAG gcTCAAATGCAAAGATTCACTACAAAGATTGTTAACATGATGAAAGCTGAGAGGCTGTTTGAATCCCAAGGCGGTCCTATAATCCTCTCTCAG ATTGAAAACGAATATGGACCAATGGAATATGAGCTCGGTGCACCCGGTAGGTCTTACGCTAACTGGGCAGCAAAAATGGCTGTTGGGCTAGGTACTGGTGTCCCTTGGGTCATGTGCAAACAAGACGATGCTCCCGACCCCATT ATCAATGCTTGCAATGGCTTCTATTGTGATTACTTCTCTCCAAACAAGGCTTACAAACCCAAAATGTGGACTGAAGCCTGGACTGGATG GTTCACAAAGTTTGGAGGCCCAATTCCTTACCGTCCAGCTGAAGATATGGCCTTTTCCGTTGCAAGGTTTATCCAAAAGGGTGGATCCTTCATCAATTACTACATG TTTCACGGTGGAACAAATTTTGGTCGTACTGCTGGTGGTCCGTTTATTGCAACCAGCTATGATTATGACGCTCCTCTTGACGAATATG GACTTGAAAGGCAGCCTAAGTGGGGGCACTTGAAAGATTTGCATAGAGCAATCAATCTGTGTGAGCCAGCATTAGTATCAGGACAACTCACAAGAATCCCCCTCGGAAATTATCAAGAG GCTCATCAGTACAAATCAAAATCTGGAGCTTGTTCTGCATTCTTAGCAAACTACAATCAAAGATCCTATGCCAAAGTTTCTTTTGGGAAGAATCACTACAATCTACCTCCATGGTCTATTAGTATTCTCCCAGACTGCAAAAACACAGTTTACAACACAGCCAGG GTTGGTGCTCAAACTTCAAGGATGAAGATGGTTAGGGTTCCTATTCATGGAGGACTATCTTGGCAAGCATACAATGAAGACCCATCAAGTTACGTTGATGAGTCATTCACAATGGTTGGTTTAGTAGAGCAGATCAACACTACACGAGACACTTCAGATTACCTGTGGTACATGACTGA TGTTAAGATTAACTCCAACGAAGGGTTTTTGAGGGGTGGGAATTTGCCAACTCTTACCGTTCTATCAGCTGGACATGCTATGCATGTGTTCATCAATGGCCACTTAACTG GATCTGCTTATGGTAGCTTAGACTCTCCCAAGCTAACATTCAGAAGAGGTGTGAACCTAAGAGCTGGTTTCAACAAAATTGCTATACTAAGCATAGCTGTTGGTCTCCCG aatgtgggACCACATTTTGAGACATGGAATGCTGGAGTTCTAGGTCCAGTTTCATTAAACGGTCTCAATGGGGGACGGAGAGATCTGTCCTGGCAGAAATGGACTTATAAG GTTGGTCTTAGAGGAGAGAGTCTAAGTCTTCATTCACTCAGCGGTAGCTCTTCAGTTGAGTGGGCAGAAGGTGCATTTGTGGCTCAAAAGCAGCCACTTACTTGGTACAAG ACGACATTCTCTGCTCCAGTTGGCGACTCCCCGTTGGCTGTGGACATGGGAAGCATGGGAAAAGGTCAGATATGGATTAATGGGCAGAGCGTGGGACGTCACTGGCCTGCATACAAAGCAGTTGGTACTTGCAGGGAGTGTTCTTACATCGGAACATTCAACGAGAACAAGTGCTTAAGAAACTGTGGAGAGGCTTCTCAGAGATGGTACCATGTCCCAAGATCATGGCTGAAACCAACAGGCAATCTATTGGTCGTCTTTGAGGAATGGGGAGGAGATCCAAACGGAATCTCATTGGTCAGAAGAGAAGTGGACACTGTCTGTGCAGATATCTATGAGTGGCAATCAACGCTTGTGAACTACCAGTTGCATGCTTCTGGAAAAGTTAATAAACCACTTCATCCCAAAGTGCATTTACAGTGTGGGCCTGGACAGAAGATCACCACTGTTAAGTTTGCTAGCTTTGGGACACCTCAAGGAACTTGTGGTAGCTACCGTCAAGGAAGCTGTCACGCTCATCACTCCTATGATGCTTTCAACAGA CTTTGTGTTGGGCAGAACTGGTGTTCTTTAACTGTAGCACCGGCCATGTTTGGTGGTGATCCTTGTCCAAATGTGATGAAGAAACTCGCTGTGGAAGCGGTTTGCGCTTAA